A portion of the Phaeodactylum tricornutum CCAP 1055/1 chromosome 7, whole genome shotgun sequence genome contains these proteins:
- a CDS encoding predicted protein, with amino-acid sequence MGRLARIAFHAGRSSANSTPFLLGKPYPRGGAWRCFSSTPPEHCEIVQGPSLLRTSTTRPSPSLLHIPGLRSLPFWTQYDKDQDFNRVAYQDPTVSEAVQYLEQHWETIRREYAEKAPKLASDYQTDTEHTLHKGTWDWHSYMLKGKVQPNFEKHFPRTATILQVFRDEGLLFEGTPFGYAFFSTLHAQSKIAAHSAPMNFRVRIHLPLIVPANMPSAAPVSEQDGRPSVGIRVGPVVRQWHPGKALVLDDAYNHEVWNHTHESRVLLLIDLWHPDITTQEKQDIIGLFKHAEEQGWLSGE; translated from the coding sequence ATGGGGCGGTTGGCAAGGATTGCTTTCCATGCTGGGCGATCGAGCGCGAATTCCACACCATTCTTGCTTGGCAAACCGTACCCTCGTGGGGGCGCGTGGCGATGTTTCTCGTCCACACCGCCCGAACATTGTGAGATTGTGCAGGGTCCTTCTCTGTTGCGGACTTCAACTACCAGGCCATCACCATCCTTACTGCACATTCCTGGACTGCGGTCGCTACCGTTTTGGACGCAATACGACAAAGACCAGGACTTCAATCGGGTGGCTTACCAAGATCCAACCGTCTCCGAGGCCGTGCAGTATCTCGAACAGCACTGGGAGACCATACGACGCGAATACGCCGAGAAGGCTCCGAAACTAGCATCGGACTACCAAACGGATACCGAACACACATTGCACAAAGGAACTTGGGACTGGCATTCGTACATGCTCAAGGGAAAAGTCCAACCGAATTTTGAAAAGCATTTTCCCCGAACCGCAACTATATTGCAAGTCTTTCGGGACGAAGGGCTACTATTTGAAGGAACACCGTTTGGGTACGCCTTTTTTTCCACGCTGCACGCCCAGAGCAAAATTGCGGCACATTCGGCTCCCATGAATTTCCGCGTCCGCATCCATTTGCCCTTGATCGTACCCGCAAATATGCCAAGCGCAGCTCCGGTCAGCGAACAAGACGGTCGCCCCTCGGTTGGTATCCGCGTAGGTCCTGTGGTGCGGCAGTGGCACCCGGGTAAGGCATTGGTCTTGGACGATGCCTACAATCACGAAGTTTGGAATCACACACACGAATCAAGGGTTTTGCTTTTGATAGACCTCTGGCATCCCGACATAACAACTCAAGAAAAGCAGGACATCATTGGTCTCTTCAAACACGCTGAGGAACAAGGCTGGTTATCTGGCGAATAA
- a CDS encoding predicted protein, whose translation MEEFSSPLTKHPILIDLTHDDIESPAAEEQVHSTKLRDRVFPEPNTPEAFACSTTDAAVSRSAASSRQIVTPPVAGTRTVSNSQDPNVIDLVREDSDSISYSEVLQIDRNGGKVSWSSVAEEQTDNVRSQDHRDRLSRTCPPRREYRRSKQWTKANFNLGQTLGTPRQREGTDLELHDFLGFRNSLGRVYYKSFSLKNDLCQGTFRVGCSVLLATEEYEEPTCHRIISIFQATRSYVGQWYGTQEIQKRSHCYFEFESASAEQNSVYEIPQWILHPYLKVVNCVAIDDLERGNETSAMRLLLRSASRNWHPKLKAEECTFVCQGSPKSRQLSTTERWNHDSSDDSDEFEDASSELAKAAATKKRKSEGRADSCQRTPVQKHKIARGRKKASSVRSSRPRQSSGARKRPACPMQKQRCHPSTIQTSDTEKMFIENSTGHAVLGNLLVQKIRAGATMKRDSLLSYFLNHRWLLVETPLHNFQGLFDCRFSKNGETFVLTSVKAQADTSVGSLNKMGSLKCAHLIYTKISGPGVAPISVQNLLLQFGDFSILPARKVVARLELLQSPSCTFTVGQKKHYGMFCLQASDFVVMAEEGNDGCGFISEELLASLFGNSKAAKQLLGPQVRVVAPRLGIFKGMLIRKRIPVGEPPIQLTPSMRKVGPSRYSENDIRAFLLVTNQGKHPSVNNDALGKLLNPLLDNPPPSWKQNGFAERSQMLPLLLRTLGVPAIVMERYQREYYSQTRCRIHHTFMPGYADPTGAIPHGHVFVTGSKPFQENLLFVTRSPCIFPSDGRLLPNLVTKPNAMVIDDWNWLNSLPFGALIFADATPGMKPLPAHIANGDLDGDLYFVCWDSEILRNVRADPIVEEPLTLTDGEVASTPQAKMPPENPNWFEEALEIMCDPAELAEISAFYGKLFNLALKAALNNPNNLLLRDPDAMDYATAYNQALDYHKHGRLVQLPRRLHSSIPTRFHQYLAKT comes from the coding sequence ATGGAAGAATTTTCTTCACCCCTCACGAAGCATCCGATCCTGATCGACCTTACACACGACGACATCGAATCGCCAGCTGCGGAGGAGCAAGTGCATTCGACGAAATTGCGGGACAGAGTCTTTCCTGAACCTAATACACCGGAGGCTTTTGCTTGTTCGACTACGGATGCGGCGGTATCGCGATCGGCAGCATCCTCCAGGCAAATTGTCACGCCACCAGTGGCAGGAACTCGTACTGTATCCAATTCACAGGACCCAAATGTTATTGATCTCGTGAGGGAAGATTCGGATTCGATTTCTTACTCTGAAGTGTTGCAAATCGATAGGAATGGGGGAAAAGTGAGCTGGTCATCCGTCGCAGAAGAGCAGACGGACAACGTCCGCAGCCAAGATCACCGCGATCGTCTGTCGCGTACGTGTCCTCCACGCCGAGAATATCGACGATCTAAACAATGGACGAAAGCCAATTTCAATTTGGGTCAAACCTTGGGAACGCCCAGACAACGTGAGGGCACGGACCTTGAACTCCATGATTTCCTCGGCTTTCGTAACTCACTTGGCCGTGTGTACTACAAATCCTTTTCTTTGAAGAATGACCTGTGCCAGGGAACCTTCCGTGTTGGTTGTTCGGTGTTGTTAGCAACAGAAGAATACGAAGAGCCTACTTGTCACCGGATCATATCCATCTTCCAAGCTACCAGGTCCTACGTGGGACAATGGTATGGTACTCAAGAGATACAAAAACGCAGCCACTGCTATTTTGAGTTCGAATCAGCTTCAGCTGAGCAAAACTCTGTTTATGAAATACCGCAGTGGATTCTTCATCCTTATCTGAAGGTGGTCAATTGCGTAGCCATAGATGACTTAGAAAGAGGCAACGAGACCTCCGCAATGCGTCTACTTCTAAGATCGGCATCACGAAATTGGCATCCTAAGCTGAAAGCCGAAGAGTGTACTTTCGTGTGTCAGGGTAGCCCAAAGTCCCGCCAACTTTCGACGACCGAACGATGGAACCATGATTCAAGTGACGATTCCGATGAATTCGAGGACGCCTCTTCCGAACTCGCAAAAGCCGCAGCCacgaaaaaaagaaaaagtgaaGGTCGTGCCGATTCCTGTCAGCGAACCCCTGTCCAGAAACATAAGATTGCGCGTGGGCGAAAAAAGGCTTCGTCCGTGAGATCGTCTCGCCCAAGACAAAGTTCGGGAGCAAGGAAAAGGCCAGCTTGCCCTATGCAAAAGCAGCGGTGTCATCCTTCGACAATTCAAACATCAGACACCGAGAAGATGTTCATCGAGAATAGCACTGGGCACGCTGTTCTAGGCAATTTATTGGTACAAAAGATCCGGGCTGGGGCTACTATGAAACGAGATAGCTTGTTGTCTTATTTTCTGAATCATCGTTGGCTGCTAGTCGAAACTCCACTTCATAATTTTCAAGGGCTTTTTGACTGTCGCTTTTCAAAAAACGGTGAGACTTTTGTTCTGACTTCCGTGAAGGCTCAGGCTGATACAAGCGTGGGCTCGCTCAACAAGATGGGTTCGCTAAAATGCGCGCACTTGATTTACACCAAAATCTCGGGACCGGGTGTGGCTCCTATATCTGTTCAAAATCTGCTCTTGCAATTTGGTGACTTTTCCATTCTACCAGCAAGAAAAGTCGTTGCCCGCCTAGAATTACTTCAGAGTCCTTCTTGTACGTTTACGGTTGGGCAGAAGAAGCACTATGGTATGTTTTGCCTCCAAGCAAGCGACTTTGTTGTGATGGCcgaagaaggaaatgacggATGCGGCTTTATTTCGGAAGAGTTGCTGGCATCGTTGTTTGGGAATAGTAAAGCAGCGAAGCAACTCCTTGGTCCACAGGTTCGAGTGGTTGCTCCTCGACTAGGCATTTTTAAAGGCATGTTGATTCGCAAACGGATACCAGTGGGTGAGCCTCCGATACAGCTGACACCTTCAATGCGTAAGGTTGGGCCTTCCCGATACTCCGAAAACGACATTCGAGCATTTTTGCTTGTTACAAATCAAGGAAAGCATCCCAGTGTGAATAATGACGCACTTGGAAAGCTACTTAACCCTTTGCTTGACAATCCTCCTCCCTCTTGGAAACAAAACGGTTTTGCCGAGAGAAGTCAGATGCTTCCTCTCCTCTTGCGTACTTTGGGCGTTCCAGCAATTGTCATGGAACGCTACCAAAGGGAATATTATTCCCAGACACGTTGCCGCATACACCACACATTTATGCCAGGGTACGCTGATCCAACGGGTGCGATCCCACATGGACATGTGTTTGTGACAGGAAGCAAACCGTTTCAGGAGAACCTTCTTTTTGTGACCAGATCGCCTTGCATCTTCCCAAGCGATGGGCGGTTGCTGCCGAACTTGGTGACGAAGCCAAACGCTATGGTAATCGATGATTGGAACTGGCTCAATTCTCTTCCTTTTGGGGCTCTTATATTTGCCGACGCTACTCCCGGAATGAAACCCTTGCCAGCACATATTGCTAACGGCGATCTTGACGGAGATCTATACTTTGTGTGTTGGGATAGCGAAATCTTAAGGAATGTACGAGCCGATCCTATTGTGGAGGAACCTCTGACCTTAACGGAtggtgaagttgccagtACTCCGCAGGCAAAGATGCCTCCGGAGAATCCCAATTGGTTTGAGGAGGCTCTAGAAATCATGTGCGATCCTGCTGAATTGGCCGAAATCTCCGCATTTTATGGAAAGCTTTTCAATCTCGCCTTGAAAGCTGCGTTGAACAACCCGAACAATTTGCTGTTGCGGGATCCTGATGCCATGGACTACGCTACGGCCTACAATCAAGCGTTGGACTACCACAAACATGGTCGTCTTGTTCAACTTCCCAGAAGGCTCCATTCTTCAATTCCCACACGCTTTCACCAGTATCTTGCGAAAACTTAG